The following proteins are co-located in the Paludibaculum fermentans genome:
- a CDS encoding alpha/beta hydrolase family protein, which yields MTRRDLLAVMASLPAQTLPASALALQADPAANKLHKPKELEGMFEQYLQKKADEVTDSSLRGVASLADWQAARPGLRKQVLSMLGLDPMPERTPLRARTTGVVDREGYRVEKVVFESMPHLYVTANLYLPTTTERTPVVLYLCGHNPSPAGAKHGYQHHGIWLARHGFTALLVDTIEFAEVPGIHHGLYNLEMWHWLSLGYTPAGPEVWNGIRAIDYLATRPEVDMTRLGVTGISGGGIISWYLPAVDERVQAVASVCGTWTAKTQLSLNAVRENCDCVYLPNRFRLDLPAIGALIAPRPFKMLGAMRDEMFPTAGYQDAYRRVGEVYGWYGARDRVAIYEHNAPHQDIPAFRKEANEWLNLWLRKDRMAFDEGTIQRETPQELTVLPNYPKDAVNDHLDRVFIPRRAGVAHTSLSGWERRKSVLAETLRNEAFAAFPKTVPPTEAVKSAVQEWTSRYADASRIEFTSEPGLRLAGHLYLPRRKNVTSALIWLEGDDDLIDAINHDRILPALGRCSTLVLQPRGVGYGLDRQHLTTIKRSAAILGATLESMQVWDVLRAVDYLKAVEPSQAQSITLFARQGMGVQAIYAAALDPRITRVVLEDPPATHWHGPAMMNVLRTTDLAEVAAMIAPRQLVFLTRPAAEFEQTRAIYRLHGKEAAFRIAGGLSEALELQ from the coding sequence ATGACTCGAAGAGATCTCCTTGCCGTCATGGCGAGTCTGCCGGCACAAACGCTGCCAGCCTCAGCCCTGGCCTTGCAAGCGGACCCTGCGGCCAACAAGCTGCACAAGCCCAAAGAGCTGGAGGGGATGTTCGAGCAGTATCTCCAGAAGAAGGCGGATGAGGTCACGGACAGTTCCTTGCGGGGCGTAGCTTCCCTGGCGGACTGGCAAGCGGCGCGGCCCGGCCTGCGGAAGCAGGTGCTGTCGATGCTCGGGCTGGACCCGATGCCGGAACGCACTCCGCTTCGTGCGCGGACGACGGGCGTGGTGGACCGCGAGGGCTACCGGGTGGAGAAGGTCGTCTTCGAGAGCATGCCCCACCTGTATGTGACGGCGAATCTCTACCTGCCAACGACCACCGAACGCACTCCGGTGGTCCTCTACCTGTGTGGGCACAACCCGTCACCGGCCGGCGCGAAGCATGGATACCAGCATCACGGGATCTGGCTGGCCCGGCATGGCTTCACGGCGCTGCTGGTGGACACGATCGAGTTCGCTGAGGTGCCTGGGATCCATCACGGTCTCTACAACCTGGAGATGTGGCACTGGTTGTCGCTCGGCTACACGCCGGCGGGTCCTGAGGTTTGGAACGGCATCCGCGCCATCGACTATCTGGCTACCCGGCCCGAGGTGGATATGACGAGGCTCGGAGTGACCGGGATCTCAGGTGGAGGAATCATCTCGTGGTATCTGCCCGCCGTGGACGAACGGGTCCAGGCGGTCGCGTCGGTGTGTGGAACGTGGACAGCCAAGACGCAATTGTCCCTCAATGCGGTCCGCGAGAATTGCGACTGCGTCTACCTGCCGAACCGGTTCCGCCTGGATCTTCCGGCCATCGGTGCGTTGATTGCGCCGCGCCCTTTCAAGATGCTGGGGGCGATGCGCGATGAGATGTTCCCGACTGCCGGATACCAGGACGCGTACCGGAGGGTGGGCGAGGTGTATGGATGGTACGGAGCCCGCGATCGTGTGGCGATTTACGAGCACAACGCTCCGCATCAGGACATTCCCGCATTTCGCAAGGAGGCCAACGAATGGCTGAACCTGTGGCTGCGCAAGGACCGGATGGCGTTTGACGAAGGCACGATCCAGAGGGAGACGCCGCAGGAACTGACGGTGCTCCCCAACTACCCAAAGGATGCTGTGAACGATCACCTGGACCGGGTGTTCATTCCTCGCAGAGCCGGGGTGGCCCATACGTCGCTGTCCGGGTGGGAGCGGCGCAAGTCCGTACTGGCCGAGACCCTGCGCAATGAGGCATTTGCCGCATTTCCAAAGACTGTCCCGCCGACGGAGGCGGTGAAGTCCGCAGTGCAGGAATGGACGTCACGGTACGCCGACGCATCCCGGATTGAATTCACGAGCGAGCCGGGACTGCGCCTCGCCGGACACCTCTACCTGCCTCGCAGGAAGAATGTCACGAGTGCCCTGATCTGGCTCGAAGGCGATGACGATCTGATCGATGCCATCAATCACGATCGCATCCTGCCGGCGCTGGGCCGTTGCAGCACGCTGGTGCTGCAGCCGCGCGGGGTCGGGTACGGGCTGGATCGCCAGCACCTCACGACGATCAAGCGGAGCGCTGCGATTCTGGGCGCGACGCTCGAGTCCATGCAGGTTTGGGACGTGCTGCGAGCGGTCGACTATCTGAAGGCGGTGGAGCCGTCGCAGGCGCAGTCGATCACCTTGTTCGCGCGGCAGGGCATGGGTGTGCAGGCGATCTACGCCGCCGCCCTGGATCCGCGCATCACTCGTGTCGTGCTGGAGGATCCGCCGGCCACACACTGGCATGGTCCGGCCATGATGAACGTGCTGCGGACTACCGACCTGGCCGAGGTGGCGGCGATGATCGCGCCGCGGCAACTGGTCTTCCTGACGCGACCGGCAGCAGAGTTCGAACAGACGCGAGCGATATACCGGCTCCACGGGAAGGAAGCGGCATTCCGGATCGCGGGTGGGCTCAGCGAGGCGCTGGAACTGCAATGA